A single Vanacampus margaritifer isolate UIUO_Vmar chromosome 7, RoL_Vmar_1.0, whole genome shotgun sequence DNA region contains:
- the LOC144054620 gene encoding beta-1,3-N-acetylglucosaminyltransferase manic fringe-like isoform X1: MKKRWLSSRRLPLFLLLALLLLVLLFADLEWDAGGLSELVPAASRRRRRPPAASEAATSEAGSSAANPPGDRRRRRRGSELRLEDIFIAVKTTGRFHGTRLALLLDTWISTTKTHTFIFTDIEDDHLQAEGYNTVMTGCQSDHSQQALACKMAAEYDGFMASDKRWFCHVDDDNYVNGEALVATLAAFPQDGDVYVGKASLDKPITAHELMEGNQTREVKFWFATGGAGFCLSQRLAHKMSPWARGRRFEETSAKIRLPDDCTVGFIVEKRVGVSMVHCPLFHSHFENLMLLHRASIMQQVTLSYGLLEDKMNSVELKGRFSKEEDPSRSVAHSTTLSRLLINSSILSNQVQDPALLAAPADQVVPLNHLQGKPGSQHQNFQNLLMTILTDNKLNLFTVNVQVQ, encoded by the exons ATGAAGAAGAGATGGCTCAGTAGTCGCAGGTTGccgctcttcctcctcctcgccctcctcctcctcgtgcTTCTTTTCGCCGACTTGGAGTGGGACGCCGGCGGCCTGTCCGAGCTCGTGCCGGCGGCgtctcgtcgtcgtcgtcgtcccccTGCGGCGTCCGAAGCCGCCACCTCCGAGGCGGGCTCCAGCGCCGCCAACCCGCCTGgggaccgccgccgccgccgccgagggTCCGAGCTGCGGCTGGAGGACATCTTCATCGCGGTCAAGACCACCGGAAGGTTCCACGGGACGCGCCTGGCCCTCCTTTTGGACACCTGGATCTCCACTACTAAAACGCAC ACGTTCATTTTTACAGACATAGAagatgaccacctgcaggctGAAG GCTACAACACGGTGATGACGGGCTGCCAGTCGGACCACAGTCAGCAGGCCCTGGCgtgcaagatggccgccgagtACGACGGCTTCATGGCGTCTGACAAGAG GTGGTTTTGTCACGTGGACGACGACAACTACGTAAACGGCGAGGCGCTCGTCGCCACGCTTGCCGCCTTCCCGCAAGACGGCGACGTCTACGTGGGCAAGGCCAGCCTGGACAAACCCATCACGGCGCACGAGCTCATGGAGGGAAACCAAACG agGGAAGTGAAGTTCTGGTTCGCCACCGGAGGAGCTGGGTTCTGCTTGAGTCAACGTCTGGCCCACAAGATGTCCCCCTGGGCCCG CGGCCGTCGCTTCGAGGAGACGTCGGCGAAGATCCGCCTGCCCGACGATTGCACGGTGGGCTTCATCGTGGAGAAGCGCGTGGGGGTCTCCATGGTCCACTGCCCTTTGTTCCACTCGCACTTTGAGAACCTCATGCTGCTTCACCGCGCCAGCATCATGCAACAG GTGACACTAAGTTACGGTCTGTTAGAGGACAAGATGAACAGTGTGGAGCTGAAGGGACgtttttccaaagaagaagatCCATCCAGGTCAGTCGCTCATTCAACAACATTGAGCCGCCTGTTAATCAATTCATCAATTCTTTCTAATCAGGTTCAAGACCCTGCACTGCTTGCTGCACCCGCTGACCAGGTGGTGCCCCTAAACCATCTTCAAGGAAAACCAGGATCACAACATCAGAACTTCCAGAACCTTCTGATGACCATCTTGACTGATAACAAGTTAAACTTGTTCACCGTCAACGTTCAAGTTCAATAA
- the LOC144054620 gene encoding beta-1,3-N-acetylglucosaminyltransferase manic fringe-like isoform X2 — MKKRWLSSRRLPLFLLLALLLLVLLFADLEWDAGGLSELVPAASRRRRRPPAASEAATSEAGSSAANPPGDRRRRRRGSELRLEDIFIAVKTTGRFHGTRLALLLDTWISTTKTHTFIFTDIEDDHLQAEGYNTVMTGCQSDHSQQALACKMAAEYDGFMASDKRWFCHVDDDNYVNGEALVATLAAFPQDGDVYVGKASLDKPITAHELMEGNQTREVKFWFATGGAGFCLSQRLAHKMSPWARGRRFEETSAKIRLPDDCTVGFIVEKRVGVSMVHCPLFHSHFENLMLLHRASIMQQVTLSYGLLEDKMNSVELKGRFSKEEDPSRSVQDPALLAAPADQVVPLNHLQGKPGSQHQNFQNLLMTILTDNKLNLFTVNVQVQ; from the exons ATGAAGAAGAGATGGCTCAGTAGTCGCAGGTTGccgctcttcctcctcctcgccctcctcctcctcgtgcTTCTTTTCGCCGACTTGGAGTGGGACGCCGGCGGCCTGTCCGAGCTCGTGCCGGCGGCgtctcgtcgtcgtcgtcgtcccccTGCGGCGTCCGAAGCCGCCACCTCCGAGGCGGGCTCCAGCGCCGCCAACCCGCCTGgggaccgccgccgccgccgccgagggTCCGAGCTGCGGCTGGAGGACATCTTCATCGCGGTCAAGACCACCGGAAGGTTCCACGGGACGCGCCTGGCCCTCCTTTTGGACACCTGGATCTCCACTACTAAAACGCAC ACGTTCATTTTTACAGACATAGAagatgaccacctgcaggctGAAG GCTACAACACGGTGATGACGGGCTGCCAGTCGGACCACAGTCAGCAGGCCCTGGCgtgcaagatggccgccgagtACGACGGCTTCATGGCGTCTGACAAGAG GTGGTTTTGTCACGTGGACGACGACAACTACGTAAACGGCGAGGCGCTCGTCGCCACGCTTGCCGCCTTCCCGCAAGACGGCGACGTCTACGTGGGCAAGGCCAGCCTGGACAAACCCATCACGGCGCACGAGCTCATGGAGGGAAACCAAACG agGGAAGTGAAGTTCTGGTTCGCCACCGGAGGAGCTGGGTTCTGCTTGAGTCAACGTCTGGCCCACAAGATGTCCCCCTGGGCCCG CGGCCGTCGCTTCGAGGAGACGTCGGCGAAGATCCGCCTGCCCGACGATTGCACGGTGGGCTTCATCGTGGAGAAGCGCGTGGGGGTCTCCATGGTCCACTGCCCTTTGTTCCACTCGCACTTTGAGAACCTCATGCTGCTTCACCGCGCCAGCATCATGCAACAG GTGACACTAAGTTACGGTCTGTTAGAGGACAAGATGAACAGTGTGGAGCTGAAGGGACgtttttccaaagaagaagatCCATCCAGGTCA GTTCAAGACCCTGCACTGCTTGCTGCACCCGCTGACCAGGTGGTGCCCCTAAACCATCTTCAAGGAAAACCAGGATCACAACATCAGAACTTCCAGAACCTTCTGATGACCATCTTGACTGATAACAAGTTAAACTTGTTCACCGTCAACGTTCAAGTTCAATAA
- the LOC144054620 gene encoding beta-1,3-N-acetylglucosaminyltransferase manic fringe-like isoform X3: MKKRWLSSRRLPLFLLLALLLLVLLFADLEWDAGGLSELVPAASRRRRRPPAASEAATSEAGSSAANPPGDRRRRRRGSELRLEDIFIAVKTTGRFHGTRLALLLDTWISTTKTHTFIFTDIEDDHLQAEGYNTVMTGCQSDHSQQALACKMAAEYDGFMASDKRWFCHVDDDNYVNGEALVATLAAFPQDGDVYVGKASLDKPITAHELMEGNQTREVKFWFATGGAGFCLSQRLAHKMSPWARGRRFEETSAKIRLPDDCTVGFIVEKRVGVSMVHCPLFHSHFENLMLLHRASIMQQVTLSYGLLEDKMNSVELKGRFSKEEDPSRFKTLHCLLHPLTRWCP, encoded by the exons ATGAAGAAGAGATGGCTCAGTAGTCGCAGGTTGccgctcttcctcctcctcgccctcctcctcctcgtgcTTCTTTTCGCCGACTTGGAGTGGGACGCCGGCGGCCTGTCCGAGCTCGTGCCGGCGGCgtctcgtcgtcgtcgtcgtcccccTGCGGCGTCCGAAGCCGCCACCTCCGAGGCGGGCTCCAGCGCCGCCAACCCGCCTGgggaccgccgccgccgccgccgagggTCCGAGCTGCGGCTGGAGGACATCTTCATCGCGGTCAAGACCACCGGAAGGTTCCACGGGACGCGCCTGGCCCTCCTTTTGGACACCTGGATCTCCACTACTAAAACGCAC ACGTTCATTTTTACAGACATAGAagatgaccacctgcaggctGAAG GCTACAACACGGTGATGACGGGCTGCCAGTCGGACCACAGTCAGCAGGCCCTGGCgtgcaagatggccgccgagtACGACGGCTTCATGGCGTCTGACAAGAG GTGGTTTTGTCACGTGGACGACGACAACTACGTAAACGGCGAGGCGCTCGTCGCCACGCTTGCCGCCTTCCCGCAAGACGGCGACGTCTACGTGGGCAAGGCCAGCCTGGACAAACCCATCACGGCGCACGAGCTCATGGAGGGAAACCAAACG agGGAAGTGAAGTTCTGGTTCGCCACCGGAGGAGCTGGGTTCTGCTTGAGTCAACGTCTGGCCCACAAGATGTCCCCCTGGGCCCG CGGCCGTCGCTTCGAGGAGACGTCGGCGAAGATCCGCCTGCCCGACGATTGCACGGTGGGCTTCATCGTGGAGAAGCGCGTGGGGGTCTCCATGGTCCACTGCCCTTTGTTCCACTCGCACTTTGAGAACCTCATGCTGCTTCACCGCGCCAGCATCATGCAACAG GTGACACTAAGTTACGGTCTGTTAGAGGACAAGATGAACAGTGTGGAGCTGAAGGGACgtttttccaaagaagaagatCCATCCAG GTTCAAGACCCTGCACTGCTTGCTGCACCCGCTGACCAGGTGGTGCCCCTAA
- the LOC144054620 gene encoding beta-1,3-N-acetylglucosaminyltransferase manic fringe-like isoform X5 gives MKKRWLSSRRLPLFLLLALLLLVLLFADLEWDAGGLSELVPAASRRRRRPPAASEAATSEAGSSAANPPGDRRRRRRGSELRLEDIFIAVKTTGRFHGTRLALLLDTWISTTKTHTFIFTDIEDDHLQAEGYNTVMTGCQSDHSQQALACKMAAEYDGFMASDKRWFCHVDDDNYVNGEALVATLAAFPQDGDVYVGKASLDKPITAHELMEGNQTREVKFWFATGGAGFCLSQRLAHKMSPWARGRRFEETSAKIRLPDDCTVGFIVEKRVGVSMVHCPLFHSHFENLMLLHRASIMQQRTR, from the exons ATGAAGAAGAGATGGCTCAGTAGTCGCAGGTTGccgctcttcctcctcctcgccctcctcctcctcgtgcTTCTTTTCGCCGACTTGGAGTGGGACGCCGGCGGCCTGTCCGAGCTCGTGCCGGCGGCgtctcgtcgtcgtcgtcgtcccccTGCGGCGTCCGAAGCCGCCACCTCCGAGGCGGGCTCCAGCGCCGCCAACCCGCCTGgggaccgccgccgccgccgccgagggTCCGAGCTGCGGCTGGAGGACATCTTCATCGCGGTCAAGACCACCGGAAGGTTCCACGGGACGCGCCTGGCCCTCCTTTTGGACACCTGGATCTCCACTACTAAAACGCAC ACGTTCATTTTTACAGACATAGAagatgaccacctgcaggctGAAG GCTACAACACGGTGATGACGGGCTGCCAGTCGGACCACAGTCAGCAGGCCCTGGCgtgcaagatggccgccgagtACGACGGCTTCATGGCGTCTGACAAGAG GTGGTTTTGTCACGTGGACGACGACAACTACGTAAACGGCGAGGCGCTCGTCGCCACGCTTGCCGCCTTCCCGCAAGACGGCGACGTCTACGTGGGCAAGGCCAGCCTGGACAAACCCATCACGGCGCACGAGCTCATGGAGGGAAACCAAACG agGGAAGTGAAGTTCTGGTTCGCCACCGGAGGAGCTGGGTTCTGCTTGAGTCAACGTCTGGCCCACAAGATGTCCCCCTGGGCCCG CGGCCGTCGCTTCGAGGAGACGTCGGCGAAGATCCGCCTGCCCGACGATTGCACGGTGGGCTTCATCGTGGAGAAGCGCGTGGGGGTCTCCATGGTCCACTGCCCTTTGTTCCACTCGCACTTTGAGAACCTCATGCTGCTTCACCGCGCCAGCATCATGCAACAG AGGACAAGATGA
- the LOC144054620 gene encoding beta-1,3-N-acetylglucosaminyltransferase manic fringe-like isoform X4: protein MKKRWLSSRRLPLFLLLALLLLVLLFADLEWDAGGLSELVPAASRRRRRPPAASEAATSEAGSSAANPPGDRRRRRRGSELRLEDIFIAVKTTGRFHGTRLALLLDTWISTTKTHTFIFTDIEDDHLQAEGYNTVMTGCQSDHSQQALACKMAAEYDGFMASDKRWFCHVDDDNYVNGEALVATLAAFPQDGDVYVGKASLDKPITAHELMEGNQTREVKFWFATGGAGFCLSQRLAHKMSPWARYLWTPPSCLTSVRTSRQSKLRVRACVRIQRPSLRGDVGEDPPARRLHGGLHRGEARGGLHGPLPFVPLAL, encoded by the exons ATGAAGAAGAGATGGCTCAGTAGTCGCAGGTTGccgctcttcctcctcctcgccctcctcctcctcgtgcTTCTTTTCGCCGACTTGGAGTGGGACGCCGGCGGCCTGTCCGAGCTCGTGCCGGCGGCgtctcgtcgtcgtcgtcgtcccccTGCGGCGTCCGAAGCCGCCACCTCCGAGGCGGGCTCCAGCGCCGCCAACCCGCCTGgggaccgccgccgccgccgccgagggTCCGAGCTGCGGCTGGAGGACATCTTCATCGCGGTCAAGACCACCGGAAGGTTCCACGGGACGCGCCTGGCCCTCCTTTTGGACACCTGGATCTCCACTACTAAAACGCAC ACGTTCATTTTTACAGACATAGAagatgaccacctgcaggctGAAG GCTACAACACGGTGATGACGGGCTGCCAGTCGGACCACAGTCAGCAGGCCCTGGCgtgcaagatggccgccgagtACGACGGCTTCATGGCGTCTGACAAGAG GTGGTTTTGTCACGTGGACGACGACAACTACGTAAACGGCGAGGCGCTCGTCGCCACGCTTGCCGCCTTCCCGCAAGACGGCGACGTCTACGTGGGCAAGGCCAGCCTGGACAAACCCATCACGGCGCACGAGCTCATGGAGGGAAACCAAACG agGGAAGTGAAGTTCTGGTTCGCCACCGGAGGAGCTGGGTTCTGCTTGAGTCAACGTCTGGCCCACAAGATGTCCCCCTGGGCCCGGTACTTGTGGACTCCTCCATCATGTCTCACATCTGTCCGAACCTCCCGTCAGTCAAagttgcgtgtgcgtgcgtgtgtgcgtattcAGCGGCCGTCGCTTCGAGGAGACGTCGGCGAAGATCCGCCTGCCCGACGATTGCACGGTGGGCTTCATCGTGGAGAAGCGCGTGGGGGTCTCCATGGTCCACTGCCCTTTGTTCCACTCGCACTTTGA